Genomic window (Capsicum annuum cultivar UCD-10X-F1 chromosome 10, UCD10Xv1.1, whole genome shotgun sequence):
TTGTTTGGCACTAGGGATAAATTTAACTAATCGCgagattaattttaggatgagcTTAGCCCATGTTTGGTTGGGATAAAATACACTAATCCAGGGATAGCTAATCCAGCTCTCCCGGGACTTCTTGTTCCAACCAAGCAACCCCTTATTGAATGACTTCTTAAAGGCCAGATACGAAGTTATTCATCTGTCAGTTTAAGGCTGATTATTCTCTGTAATTAGAAAGTCTACCTCAACCTGATAAATAGGTGTTTTTGTCTGACGAACACATTGTTTTCATGTGGTTCACTTTTAGATCTTCGGTTTAACTATCATGATTTATTTAGCCTTGCGGTTAACTTAATATTCCTTTTGTATCTGACTTAAACAAAAATAGAGCGAGATCACTAGCACACTGAAAAGTGCTTCTTAGAGATAACATcacatataattaatataaaataaaataaaacttcctaaatagccatttttgtgaCTTTTTTTGCAGAAACATCTTGCTTGTTAGCTGTTAGGTTCtctagatgattgatattttataatGTTGTGATTGCTGTTTATCGACTTTGCTTTTTTCACTTCCGAGGAATTCCGGAAACAACAACGATTTGTTTGTGCACATATAGCCATTACTTTTACGAAATAGAAAAACTCAATTCATACTTGTGAATGTTACTGTGGTTAGTTTGTTATTGGTTTTAACTCATTGGGATTTTTTCACTTGTTATTTGACTGAAATTGTGGAATCTTACACGACTACTTTTTTAGAGTTGTGTGCTTTCTAGAGCCCTGTTAACAATGCGCTGCACAAAATTACTGTACTAGTTCAGGCTTTCATGTGTAGAAAATTATATTGCAAGCAATTTTGATTCATTTCCTACCTGTGTAGTATAAATGGCTATGATTCCACCTTGTTCTGTGGTCTAAGAACCTTATttttggtttgtttaaatttagGTACATATATTGACAAGAAATGCCCATTCACTGGCAATGTTTCTATCAGAGGTCGTATCCTTGCTGGTACATGCCACAGTGCTAAGATGAACAGAACCATCATTGTTCGACGCAACTATCTACATTATGTTAAGAAGTACCAGAGGCAAGATCTTGTCACCTTAAATATGTTGGATGCTTCACTCCTTTCTGTTTTAGTTTTAACATGCAAGTTATTGCAGATATGAGAAGAGGCACTCGAACATTCCAGCTCACATATCGCCATGCTTCCGTGTGAAAGAGGGAGATCATGTTATTATTGGACAGTGCAGGTTAGGACTATCTATAACTATAGTAATTTTTTGATTATCTGCTGTGTTTATGTATATTTAACGCTATCTGCTTCACAGGCCTTTGTCCAAAACCGTGAGGTTCAATGTGTTGAAGGTGATTCCAGCTGGTTCTGCTGGTGGTGGGAAAAAAGCTTTTACCGGAATGTGAGCAGAGTGCTTATAGGAATGATGTCAAGACTTTTCTGCTTTTGCTGAATTGTTGTCTTCATTGATATTTCTTTGAGCTTCAAATTTTGAACTTAAATGCTAGCAACAAGTTTTCTTTCCTATGTACTAATCTTGTAAGAGGTTCTGGTGATTGGacttttatctttaaaaatgTCTTGTG
Coding sequences:
- the LOC107845735 gene encoding 40S ribosomal protein S11 — translated: MAEQTEKAFLKQPGVFLSSKKTGKGKRPGKGGNRYFKSIGLGFKTPREAIEGTYIDKKCPFTGNVSIRGRILAGTCHSAKMNRTIIVRRNYLHYVKKYQRYEKRHSNIPAHISPCFRVKEGDHVIIGQCRPLSKTVRFNVLKVIPAGSAGGGKKAFTGM